In Aerococcus loyolae, a genomic segment contains:
- a CDS encoding BRO family protein, whose product MISNLKTFENKNFGKLTVIEKDGEFFFIANEVATMLGYVNPRKAVYDHVDEEDKGVTKWNTPGGIQNISIINESGLYSLILSSKLPQAKIFKAWVTREVLPSIRKNGGYIVGQEKKTNEELLADAILVANRIIAEREEEIELLRPKADYYDKLVDYNLLTNFRNTAKELGIPQNQFISFLMDKGLIYRDKKKKLLPYADKNNGYFEVKEWVDPLGTLVGIQTFITPKGRHYLLILLDSEGFYDE is encoded by the coding sequence ATGATAAGTAATTTAAAAACATTTGAAAATAAGAATTTTGGGAAACTCACTGTTATAGAAAAAGACGGTGAGTTTTTCTTTATAGCAAATGAAGTAGCAACTATGTTAGGTTATGTCAATCCGAGGAAAGCTGTTTATGACCATGTAGATGAGGAAGATAAGGGTGTAACGAAATGGAACACCCCTGGAGGAATACAGAATATTTCAATAATTAACGAATCAGGATTGTATTCACTTATCCTCTCATCAAAACTACCACAAGCAAAAATATTTAAAGCTTGGGTAACTAGAGAAGTCTTACCAAGTATTAGAAAAAATGGAGGATATATAGTAGGGCAAGAAAAGAAAACTAATGAAGAGTTACTTGCAGATGCAATTCTAGTAGCCAATAGAATTATTGCCGAAAGAGAAGAAGAGATTGAATTATTAAGACCAAAGGCAGACTATTATGACAAATTAGTAGATTATAACCTACTTACAAACTTTAGAAATACTGCCAAAGAGTTAGGAATACCACAAAATCAATTTATAAGTTTTTTAATGGATAAGGGATTAATTTACAGAGATAAGAAAAAGAAACTCTTACCTTATGCAGATAAGAACAATGGATATTTTGAAGTAAAAGAATGGGTTGATCCATTAGGTACACTTGTAGGAATACAAACATTTATAACACCAAAGGGAAGACACTACCTACTAATTTTATTAGATAGTGAAGGTTTCTACGATGAATAA
- a CDS encoding PcfB family protein — MINEEVSRSSLNLEVRLAKATSKAILDALKKVHKQIEEQGGLKNVIKNNGEEVKLKDMVKKGQLEEINLKDPELKELKKILNKHGVKFSVMKDKETGNHSVFFQSKDIKVMEHAFKKAVKASERKADRKDSITKTINKFKDMAKDTISKDKVKNKHKEQSL, encoded by the coding sequence ATGATTAATGAAGAAGTATCAAGGTCAAGTCTTAATCTTGAAGTAAGACTTGCAAAAGCAACAAGTAAAGCAATTCTTGATGCCTTAAAGAAAGTACACAAGCAAATAGAGGAACAAGGAGGCTTGAAAAATGTAATAAAAAATAACGGAGAAGAAGTAAAACTAAAGGATATGGTTAAAAAGGGACAGTTAGAAGAAATTAATCTAAAAGATCCTGAGTTAAAAGAATTAAAGAAAATTTTAAATAAACACGGAGTGAAGTTTTCTGTTATGAAAGATAAGGAAACTGGCAACCACTCTGTGTTTTTTCAATCTAAGGATATAAAGGTAATGGAACATGCCTTTAAAAAAGCAGTTAAGGCTTCTGAAAGAAAGGCCGATAGAAAAGATTCAATAACAAAGACTATAAATAAGTTTAAAGATATGGCTAAGGACACCATCAGCAAAGATAAAGTTAAAAATAAACATAAGGAGCAAAGCTTATGA
- a CDS encoding ATP-binding protein, whose translation MKRLKYFVLRENDIERNCHIYCKLCGKRVDGELVDLGFTKFIPRIKCECEIKRDKENEEKERLMKILTLKRDCFSSPLQHQYTFEKFLNEKGQAYKVAYNYAKSFEQMKKDNVGLLFYGDVGSGKTYLACSIANELIERKQVKVKIMNLSQVINQIQKSAFKLDSNEIINNLSNIPLLILDDLGIERDTSYAREQVYNIINSRYLKGRPTIFTTNLSLEIIQNPNIDLEYQRIYSRILEMTIPVKVIGEDFRRKIHQEKLRKYKELLLYGGGIDD comes from the coding sequence ATGAAAAGATTAAAATATTTTGTATTAAGAGAAAATGATATTGAAAGAAATTGTCATATTTATTGTAAATTATGTGGTAAAAGAGTCGATGGAGAATTAGTTGACCTTGGATTTACAAAGTTTATTCCCAGAATTAAATGTGAGTGTGAAATAAAAAGAGATAAGGAAAATGAAGAAAAAGAAAGACTGATGAAAATATTAACACTTAAAAGAGATTGCTTCTCATCGCCGCTCCAACACCAATATACTTTTGAGAAATTCCTAAATGAAAAGGGACAAGCTTACAAGGTTGCTTACAACTACGCTAAGAGCTTTGAACAAATGAAAAAAGATAATGTTGGACTTTTATTTTATGGAGATGTTGGTAGTGGGAAGACTTATCTTGCTTGTTCAATTGCAAATGAATTAATCGAAAGAAAGCAAGTTAAAGTTAAGATTATGAATTTATCTCAGGTTATAAACCAAATACAAAAATCAGCATTTAAGCTAGATTCAAATGAAATTATCAATAACCTCTCTAATATTCCGTTGTTAATATTAGACGACCTTGGAATTGAAAGGGATACATCTTATGCAAGAGAACAAGTATATAACATTATAAACTCAAGATACTTAAAAGGTAGGCCGACAATTTTCACTACAAACTTATCATTAGAAATTATTCAAAATCCTAATATTGACCTTGAGTATCAGAGGATATATTCAAGAATACTTGAAATGACAATACCAGTTAAAGTTATAGGAGAAGATTTTAGAAGAAAAATCCATCAAGAGAAGTTAAGAAAATACAAAGAGTTACTTTTATATGGAGGTGGAATAGATGATTAA
- a CDS encoding replication initiator protein A produces the protein MNFDYFYNRQSEMYNFIRLPMVLMEDEIFESISIESKVLYSYMLNRMGLSYKNGWIDEDGKVFIYYTIESIKDQFNCASEKANKLIAELDIKSGIGLIEKKRQGLGKPNRIYVKDFMSIFNNMELKNQEVRKTKFQKFDNRNSRDSNIESQDFRKSEGNYNNISNNELRKNDFSKGQKPYGIYKNIFLTDEEYKDLTNELGSRIDEYIDRLSSYMKANNREYQDHKATIINWYLNDQAKNINESSTRKMNYDIGESL, from the coding sequence ATGAATTTTGATTATTTCTATAATAGGCAATCTGAGATGTATAACTTCATTAGGTTACCTATGGTATTAATGGAAGATGAAATTTTTGAGAGTATTTCTATTGAATCTAAAGTTTTGTATTCATATATGCTTAATCGAATGGGTCTTTCATATAAAAATGGCTGGATAGATGAAGATGGAAAAGTCTTTATTTACTACACAATTGAAAGTATAAAAGATCAATTTAATTGTGCCAGTGAAAAAGCAAATAAATTAATAGCTGAGCTTGATATTAAATCAGGAATAGGACTGATTGAAAAGAAAAGACAAGGACTGGGAAAGCCTAACAGAATTTATGTTAAAGACTTTATGAGCATATTTAATAATATGGAATTAAAAAATCAAGAAGTTCGAAAAACAAAATTCCAGAAGTTCGATAATCGAAATTCAAGAGATTCGAATATCGAAAGTCAAGATTTTCGAAAATCGGAAGGTAACTATAACAATATTAGTAATAATGAGTTAAGAAAGAATGATTTTAGTAAAGGGCAAAAGCCTTATGGAATATATAAAAACATATTTTTGACTGATGAAGAATACAAGGACTTAACAAATGAGTTAGGTAGCAGAATTGATGAATACATTGATAGGCTCTCGTCATATATGAAAGCAAATAACAGAGAATATCAAGACCACAAGGCTACGATAATCAATTGGTATCTTAATGATCAGGCAAAAAATATTAATGAAAGCTCAACAAGAAAAATGAATTACGATATAGGAGAGAGTTTATGA
- a CDS encoding type I restriction-modification system subunit M N-terminal domain-containing protein, whose translation MSEQVTTIQQALWNSANVLRSKMDANEYKNYTLGIIFYKFLSDQLLEKTCDLMGEDFVDLTQAQALYEETYHDEEDGEDLLNELRYTYSYTIHPDFTFTKFMEKINDNNFMLEELAQGFRDIERSHPDFENLFEDVDLMSRRLGPTPQKRNQTITAVMKELAGLNFAKNADLLGDAYEFLLGQFASESGKKAGEFYTPQPVSELMTRIAIQGKEDKLGLTAYDPTMGFRVIIVIEANSYVNIRSSRLLPKFKTQKINSWCAA comes from the coding sequence ATGTCTGAACAAGTAACGACCATTCAACAGGCCCTATGGAACTCGGCCAATGTGCTGCGTTCCAAGATGGATGCCAATGAGTATAAGAACTATACTTTAGGAATTATTTTCTATAAGTTTCTATCGGACCAATTGTTAGAGAAGACCTGTGATTTAATGGGGGAAGACTTTGTTGACCTCACACAAGCGCAAGCCTTGTACGAGGAAACTTATCATGACGAAGAGGACGGAGAAGATCTCCTTAATGAGCTAAGGTATACCTACTCCTATACCATTCACCCCGACTTTACCTTTACCAAGTTCATGGAAAAGATTAATGATAATAATTTCATGTTGGAGGAGTTAGCCCAAGGTTTCCGTGATATTGAACGGTCGCATCCTGACTTTGAGAACTTATTCGAAGATGTTGACCTCATGTCACGTCGCTTGGGGCCAACGCCACAGAAGCGTAACCAGACCATTACCGCCGTGATGAAGGAATTAGCCGGGCTAAACTTTGCTAAGAATGCGGACTTATTAGGGGACGCTTATGAATTCTTGCTGGGCCAATTTGCCTCTGAATCTGGGAAAAAAGCGGGCGAATTCTATACCCCACAGCCTGTCTCTGAACTCATGACTCGGATTGCTATCCAGGGCAAGGAAGACAAGCTCGGTTTGACCGCTTACGACCCCACCATGGGGTTTCGTGTCATAATAGTGATAGAGGCAAATAGTTATGTAAATATAAGGAGTTCAAGACTTCTACCAAAGTTTAAAACTCAAAAAATAAATAGTTGGTGTGCTGCTTAG
- the ltrA gene encoding group II intron reverse transcriptase/maturase codes for MGKAEKLRKQRSLQRHKVEPEKYVGALSNSAIEYMKRHDGSLMSLVVREENLMRAAQAVRKNKGAAGIDGVSAKSAEAEVRKYLKPLQQKLINATYKPQPVKRVEIPKANGGVRQLGIPVVRDRIVQQAIRQIIEPIIDPQLSSNSHGFRKGKSAHSALKQCVEYYEAGYKIVVDCDLKNCFDNFNQDKMINYLEGMVKDPAISRILRRFMSAGVIDMSGQFIDSHTGTPQGGVISPLLCNVYLNELDRELERRGHRFVRYADDFAIFVKSKRAGERVLKSITTYIEKDLRLTVNHEKSQVGSPTRLKFLGCLIMPTRKGCRFRPTYEAKKKFRAKLKRLTSRKRPGTFKTIVKEINQVTQGWINYFGIGYIKTYIEEIEQWLNHRLRQLILKRWKSCQTKIVRLMRLGLDSNSAKRIAFSRKKYWRLSKTPEVHNALTTKRLRQWGLKSLTLLAESAYLRY; via the coding sequence ATGGGAAAAGCAGAAAAGTTGCGAAAGCAACGCAGCCTACAAAGGCATAAGGTGGAACCTGAAAAGTATGTAGGTGCGCTTAGTAATTCAGCTATTGAATATATGAAAAGACATGATGGGTCTCTAATGAGTCTCGTCGTCAGAGAAGAAAACCTCATGCGAGCGGCTCAAGCGGTTCGAAAGAACAAAGGAGCAGCTGGTATTGATGGGGTTTCCGCGAAATCTGCGGAAGCCGAAGTAAGGAAGTACCTCAAACCCTTACAACAGAAACTAATAAACGCGACATATAAACCTCAACCGGTGAAACGGGTAGAAATTCCCAAAGCCAATGGGGGAGTTCGTCAATTAGGCATTCCTGTTGTCAGGGATCGGATTGTTCAACAAGCCATTCGACAAATTATTGAACCAATCATTGATCCTCAACTATCATCAAATAGCCATGGCTTTCGTAAAGGTAAGAGTGCACATAGTGCACTGAAACAGTGTGTCGAATATTACGAAGCCGGCTATAAAATTGTCGTTGATTGTGATCTCAAGAACTGTTTTGATAATTTTAATCAAGATAAGATGATTAACTACTTAGAAGGAATGGTTAAAGATCCGGCAATATCACGTATTCTCAGACGTTTTATGAGTGCAGGTGTTATTGATATGTCTGGTCAATTCATTGATAGTCATACGGGCACCCCCCAAGGGGGTGTCATCTCACCGCTTCTATGTAATGTTTATTTGAATGAACTGGATAGAGAATTAGAACGTCGTGGGCATCGTTTTGTGCGCTATGCAGATGATTTTGCGATTTTCGTTAAATCAAAACGTGCAGGCGAACGGGTATTAAAGAGTATTACTACTTACATCGAGAAAGATCTTCGATTAACAGTTAACCATGAGAAGAGTCAAGTGGGTTCGCCAACCCGTTTAAAATTCTTGGGTTGCCTTATCATGCCTACCCGAAAGGGTTGTCGTTTTCGTCCGACGTATGAAGCAAAGAAGAAATTCAGAGCAAAGTTAAAACGTCTGACAAGTCGAAAGCGACCAGGCACCTTTAAAACCATTGTAAAAGAGATCAACCAAGTGACACAAGGTTGGATCAACTATTTTGGAATAGGTTATATTAAAACTTATATTGAAGAAATAGAACAATGGTTAAACCATCGCCTAAGGCAACTCATTTTGAAGCGATGGAAAAGCTGTCAAACGAAGATTGTACGCCTCATGCGGTTAGGATTAGATAGTAATAGTGCGAAACGTATTGCTTTCTCACGTAAGAAATATTGGCGTCTATCTAAAACACCGGAGGTGCACAACGCTCTGACAACAAAAAGACTCCGCCAGTGGGGATTAAAATCATTAACCCTCCTGGCGGAGTCTGCCTATTTAAGATATTGA
- a CDS encoding DUF262 domain-containing protein produces MDGSIQNLANFLKRSAKIIIPVYQRNYDWKLDNCKRLFSDLMAIHEEKRRTHFFGSIVVKPGTLIDETIVIDGQQRITTVSLLFLALCNWMEDNNISEGSFTSENIRDEYLVNRLSNEADKYKLRLNIEGDKIFKLLLTDPKHADRAVDIGNTNVLDNYNYFYQQVDQTSLSVVDLIQVISRLEVMGVNLSSPDDDAQLIFESLNSTGVDLTEADKIRNFLLMNESQEDQNRYFNTYWHPIEKRTQYDLSLFFWYYMAVQRGKYPVKSRLYEDFKKYYENNYTDKEVFFKEINDYSYAFQEVIGANTGNQAIDDILFRLNQIDLTVMRPFLMSLILAFNKGDLLEDEAIAMLELIESFTARHIIVKSSTSLFNKFYSSLYRDFQRLYDKAQKEGEIVEKVDLLAAILVNKSNNLAFPKNEEVLAELRSRDFYNIRPNYRTYLFERLENYNHHEILNIYQGIEEGNYSIEHIMPQKLSKTWINELGPNYEEIHESYLNRLGNLTITGYNSKYSNKSFQTKKTMEKGFDESHFVYLNALPREVDHWNEETIKERTRLLADKALEVWPYPPVNYVIKTENQDGLESYDGIKDYNSYQIKGYIFRDQEYRPVKNWKTLLIEVLQELAYLDYDIIYQVAEEQRSRGWQTRLSINHYGNLSLVTKDIYIDTGISNWNKMNIIRHLFDMYGIDYSELQVDVRPPKNKR; encoded by the coding sequence ATGGACGGCAGTATTCAAAATTTAGCTAACTTCTTGAAAAGATCAGCCAAGATTATTATTCCTGTCTACCAACGTAATTATGATTGGAAACTGGATAACTGTAAGCGTTTGTTTTCAGATTTAATGGCTATCCATGAGGAAAAACGGCGGACACATTTCTTTGGTTCAATCGTCGTCAAACCTGGGACTCTGATTGATGAGACCATTGTTATTGATGGCCAACAGCGGATTACAACAGTCTCCTTGTTGTTTTTAGCTTTGTGTAACTGGATGGAAGATAATAATATTAGCGAAGGCTCATTCACCAGTGAGAATATTCGCGATGAATACTTGGTTAACCGCTTATCCAATGAAGCCGACAAATACAAGTTACGCTTGAATATCGAAGGCGATAAAATTTTTAAACTATTATTGACGGATCCTAAACACGCGGATCGGGCAGTTGACATTGGAAATACTAATGTATTGGACAATTATAATTATTTTTACCAACAAGTCGATCAAACGTCTCTTTCAGTAGTTGACTTGATCCAGGTCATTTCTAGATTGGAAGTGATGGGGGTTAATCTGAGTTCACCAGATGATGATGCTCAGTTAATTTTTGAGAGTCTTAATTCTACTGGAGTAGACTTGACTGAAGCGGATAAGATACGGAACTTTCTCTTAATGAATGAAAGCCAAGAAGACCAAAATCGATATTTTAACACGTATTGGCATCCCATTGAAAAACGGACACAGTATGATTTGAGTCTGTTTTTCTGGTACTATATGGCCGTTCAACGGGGGAAATATCCGGTGAAGTCGCGCTTATATGAAGACTTTAAAAAGTATTATGAGAATAATTACACAGATAAGGAAGTCTTCTTTAAAGAGATCAATGATTATTCCTACGCCTTCCAGGAAGTGATTGGGGCGAATACAGGCAATCAAGCCATTGATGATATTCTCTTCCGCCTCAATCAAATCGACCTCACAGTGATGCGACCTTTTCTGATGTCCTTGATATTGGCCTTTAATAAAGGGGATTTGTTAGAGGATGAGGCGATTGCTATGCTAGAACTGATCGAATCCTTTACTGCCCGCCACATTATCGTTAAATCCTCAACAAGTCTGTTTAATAAATTCTATTCTTCTTTATACCGTGATTTTCAACGGCTATATGATAAAGCTCAAAAAGAAGGAGAGATTGTCGAGAAAGTAGACCTTCTTGCTGCGATACTGGTGAATAAGTCGAATAACCTGGCCTTTCCTAAAAATGAAGAGGTATTGGCTGAATTACGTTCGAGAGATTTCTATAATATTCGCCCGAATTATCGTACTTATCTCTTTGAGCGTTTGGAGAATTATAATCATCATGAAATCTTGAATATCTATCAAGGTATCGAAGAAGGCAATTACTCCATCGAGCATATTATGCCACAGAAGTTAAGTAAGACTTGGATCAATGAGCTAGGCCCAAATTATGAAGAAATTCATGAAAGCTACCTCAATCGTCTAGGTAATTTAACCATAACGGGTTACAATTCTAAATATAGTAATAAGTCCTTTCAAACGAAGAAGACGATGGAAAAAGGCTTTGATGAGAGTCACTTCGTTTACCTCAATGCCCTACCAAGAGAAGTTGATCATTGGAATGAGGAGACCATCAAGGAAAGAACGCGTCTCTTAGCGGATAAAGCCTTAGAAGTGTGGCCTTATCCACCAGTCAATTATGTAATTAAAACCGAGAATCAGGACGGCTTGGAATCCTATGATGGGATAAAAGACTATAACAGCTACCAAATTAAAGGATATATTTTTAGAGACCAAGAATATCGTCCAGTAAAGAATTGGAAAACCTTACTGATTGAGGTCTTACAAGAACTTGCTTATTTGGATTATGATATTATTTATCAAGTGGCAGAAGAACAAAGATCGCGTGGCTGGCAAACTCGCTTGTCGATAAATCATTATGGGAATCTTAGTCTGGTGACGAAAGATATTTATATCGATACAGGTATTAGTAATTGGAATAAGATGAATATTATCCGACATCTCTTTGATATGTATGGTATTGATTATAGTGAACTTCAGGTAGACGTGCGTCCGCCTAAGAATAAGAGATAA